From the Chloroflexota bacterium genome, the window CTCCCGCCGCCTACTCCACCTCAGGGGGCGGCCGTGGCCTACAAGGACATCAGCAGCTATGGGGCCATCGGCAACATGCACTCCGCCGCCCTCGTCGGCCTCGATGGCTCCATCGACTGGTGCTGCATGCCCCGCATCGACTCCCCCAGCGTCTTCGCCGCCATCCTCGACGAGGAGCGTGGCGGCAGCTTTCGCATCGCCCCCATCGGCCCCTATGAGTCCTCCCAGCGCTACCTGCCCGAGACCAACATCCTGGAGACCACCTTCGTCACCCCCACCGGCACGGTCACGCTGACCGACTTCATGCCCCTCAGCCCCGTCCGCGGCGTCGACGTCCTCCCACAGGACATCCACCGCATCGTCGAGTGCACCGAGGGCGAGGTCCCCATGCAGGTCCTCTTCCGCCCCCGCTTCGACTACGCCCGAGCATTTACCCACCTGCACCTCATGCCCCACGGCGTCCAGGCCACCGGCGGCCCGCACGAGATGGCCCTCTCCGTCAACGTCCCCATCACCGTCAACGCCGGCGCCGCCGAGAGCCGCTTCACCGCGACGCCCAGCCGTCCCGCCGTCTTCGTCGTCTCCTACGGCCGCGACGAGCCCATGATCGTCGGCCCCGGCCGCAGCCATCAGCGCCTTGAGACCACTGCGAGGGGATGGCATCACATGGTCGAGGAGCTCCACTACGACGGCCTCTGGCGCGACGAGGTCGTCCGCTCCTTCCTCGCCCTGCACCTGCTCATCTACGCCCCTACCGGCGCCATCGCCGCCGCCCTCACCACGTCGCTCCCCGAGCACATCGGCGGCGTGCGCAACTGGGACTACCGCTTCTGCTGGCTCCGGGACTCCGCCTTCACCCTCGGCGTCCTCTACCGCCTCGGCGACCTGCACGACGCCCTCCACTTCCTCAACTGGCTCCTGGGCAAATGCTCCCTGTTCCGCGACCGCGACGTCCTGCAGGTGCTCTTCGGCCTCAAGGACGATTCCGGCACGGACGAGGAGACGCTGGAGCACCTGGAGGGCTACCGGCAGTCCCAGCCCGTGCGCATCGGCAACGGCGCCGTCTACCAGCTCCAGATGGACATCTTTGGCGAGGTGCTGCTCAGCATCAACACCTACCGCCGCTACGGTGGGTACATCTCGCACGAGATCTGGTCCATCGTCCACGACTTCGCCGAGGTCGTCTGCCGCCGCTGGCGCGAGCCCGACAAGAGCATCTGGGAGGTCCGCGGCCGCGACCGCCACTTCACCTACTCCAAGGCCATGTGCTGGGCCGCCCTCGACAACGCCATCGCCATCGGCGAGAACACCGGCTGCGAAGGCGACTTCGCCCGCTGGCGCGCCGAGGCCGACGCCATCAAGGAGGACGTCCTCGCCCACGGCTGGAACGAGGACAAGCAGGCCTTCGTCCAGAGCTACGACAGCGACGCCCTCGACGCCAGCAGCCTCATCCTCCCCTGGACCAACATGCTCCCGCCCGACGACCCCCGCATCCTCAGCACCATCGAGGCCACGGTGGCCGAGCTCGGCCACGGCCCATTCGTCAATCGCTACAAGGTCGACGAGGCCGACGACGGCCTGCCCGGCGAAGAGGGCGCACTCACCATGCTCTCCTTCTGGCTCATCGGCTCCCTCATCGGCTGCGGCCGCATCCAGCAGGCCAGGGACCTCTTCGAGGAGATGCTCGGCTACGCCAACCACCTCGGCCTCTACTCGGAGATGATCGACCCGCACACCAAGGAAGCCCTCGGCAACTTCCCCCAAGCCTTCAGCCACATAGGCCTCATCCACACCGCCCGCAACCTCTCCGCCGCCCTGCGGGAGACCCCTGCGACATCGTAGGGGCGATTCGCGAATCGCCCGCTCCCCTCGTTTTACCGGAGAATTACCGGCGAAAGCCGGTATCCAGAAGCTCCGCCCCCGACACTCCCAGCGTGGCAGGCGCCTCCCTCCCGTCGTTCCTGCGAAGGCAGGAACCCCGACAAACCGCTTGCACCTCGCCCCTTCCACACCGCCCGTGTATCCTGTCCCCAAACCACGCACCGAAGGAGAACCATGCCGGACGAGGACGCAGTCGTCGAGGCCAACCGCGCCTTCTACCGCGCCATCGAGTCCCTGGACAACGAGACGATGGAGGCCGTCTGGGACCCCGACCCGTCGGTCACCTGCGTCCACCCCGGCTGGCCCCTCATGTCCGGCCGCGACAGCGTCCTGCAGAGCTGGTACACCATCTTCGACAACACCATGGTCATGCAGTTCACCGTCACCGAGTCCTCCGTCCTCGTCTCCGGCGACCTCGCT encodes:
- a CDS encoding glycoside hydrolase family 15 protein; the encoded protein is MAYKDISSYGAIGNMHSAALVGLDGSIDWCCMPRIDSPSVFAAILDEERGGSFRIAPIGPYESSQRYLPETNILETTFVTPTGTVTLTDFMPLSPVRGVDVLPQDIHRIVECTEGEVPMQVLFRPRFDYARAFTHLHLMPHGVQATGGPHEMALSVNVPITVNAGAAESRFTATPSRPAVFVVSYGRDEPMIVGPGRSHQRLETTARGWHHMVEELHYDGLWRDEVVRSFLALHLLIYAPTGAIAAALTTSLPEHIGGVRNWDYRFCWLRDSAFTLGVLYRLGDLHDALHFLNWLLGKCSLFRDRDVLQVLFGLKDDSGTDEETLEHLEGYRQSQPVRIGNGAVYQLQMDIFGEVLLSINTYRRYGGYISHEIWSIVHDFAEVVCRRWREPDKSIWEVRGRDRHFTYSKAMCWAALDNAIAIGENTGCEGDFARWRAEADAIKEDVLAHGWNEDKQAFVQSYDSDALDASSLILPWTNMLPPDDPRILSTIEATVAELGHGPFVNRYKVDEADDGLPGEEGALTMLSFWLIGSLIGCGRIQQARDLFEEMLGYANHLGLYSEMIDPHTKEALGNFPQAFSHIGLIHTARNLSAALRETPATS
- a CDS encoding nuclear transport factor 2 family protein codes for the protein MPDEDAVVEANRAFYRAIESLDNETMEAVWDPDPSVTCVHPGWPLMSGRDSVLQSWYTIFDNTMVMQFTVTESSVLVSGDLAWVICTESLRSVVAGRVNEATVEATNVFRNRNGQWLIVHHHGSPVV